One window of the Sorghum bicolor cultivar BTx623 unplaced genomic scaffold, Sorghum_bicolor_NCBIv3 super_120, whole genome shotgun sequence genome contains the following:
- the LOC8155439 gene encoding uncharacterized protein LOC8155439, whose protein sequence is MGSSWLPDLPPSPAAVVAGEERAWPTPSTCPSTTSSPRAGAPTNGPGGEALPPEAEAEAQAPHPRHRDAASTPVLRQHLTSAAQPSLFQGPCRPSRRWCPLLTSPPSSIALTSTTGVSNNDIKELFSDVGHIKRYSINCDRSRRSKGTAEVIFSRRSDALAAVKRYNKCAA, encoded by the exons ATGGGCTCATCATGGCTCCCAGATCTCCCTCCCTCGCCCGCCGCCGTTGTTGCCGGAGAAGAGAGGGCATGGCCGACGCCCTCGACATGTCCCTCGACGACCTCATCTCCAAGAGCAGGAGCACCCACCAACGGCCCCGGGGGTGAGGCCCTGCctccggaggcggaggcggaggcccaGGCCCCGCACCCACGGCACCGCGATGCCGCTTCAACACCCGTGCTGCGGCAGCACCTTACCTCCGCCGCGCAGCCTTCTCTCTTTCAAG GGCCATGCCGCCCTAGCCGCCGATGGTGTCCGCTTTTGACGAGCCCACCAAGCTCTATAGCTCTAACCTCGACTACGGGCGTCTCCAACAACGACATCAAG GAACTCTTTTCTGATGTTGGTCATATCAAGCGTTACTCCATCAACTGTGACAGGAGTAGAAGATCAAAG GGAACTGCAGAGGTCATCTTCTCAAGAAGGTCTGATGCTCTAGCTGCCGTTAAGAGGTACAACAAATGTGCTGCTTGA
- the LOC8155735 gene encoding autophagy-related protein 8D codes for MITNYPAKIFVIIRRFSRSNLSQMQKKYLVPSDMPVGQFIFILYPRLHLSPGTTLFMFVNNTLPQIASLSGSVYDSYKDMDDFLYMCHNSEKTFS; via the exons ATGATCACCAACTACCCCGCTAAGATCTTT GTTATTATTAGAAGGTTTTCTAGGAGTAATTTATCACAAATGCAGAAGAA GTACCTAGTTCCCTCTGACATGCCAGTTGGGCAGTTCATTTTCATACTATACCCCAGGCTGCACCTATCTCCAGGAACAACTCTCTTTATGTTTGTAAACAACACTTTGCCCCAAATAG CTAGCCTGAGTGGAAGTGTTTATGACTCGTACAAGGACATGGACGACTTCCTTTACATGTGCCACAACAGCGAGAAGACATTTAGCTGA